From one Microbacterium aurum genomic stretch:
- a CDS encoding LPXTG cell wall anchor domain-containing protein, with protein MTRRTLHAALAAALVGAGLFAAPTAAQASTIYPPSDACQVSPSTAAPGASFAFSCAADTFGANEPVKITITGENGSGATFGFVRFAVTTGAYDTTSGAEGQLPDTTITLPSDASGIYNIAAVSATSAGGTASVTVSAVDGSALPSTGGDGLNVALWAGGGVLLLAGGAMAIIAARRRSR; from the coding sequence ATGACCCGCCGCACCCTCCACGCCGCCCTGGCCGCCGCACTCGTCGGCGCCGGGCTGTTCGCGGCGCCCACCGCGGCGCAGGCCAGCACGATCTACCCGCCCTCCGACGCGTGCCAGGTGAGCCCCAGCACCGCAGCTCCGGGGGCGTCGTTCGCCTTCTCGTGCGCCGCCGACACGTTCGGCGCGAACGAGCCGGTGAAGATCACCATCACCGGCGAGAACGGCAGCGGCGCGACGTTCGGCTTCGTCCGTTTCGCCGTCACCACCGGCGCGTACGACACCACGTCCGGCGCGGAGGGGCAGCTGCCCGACACGACCATCACGCTTCCGTCGGACGCCTCGGGCATCTACAACATCGCCGCCGTGTCGGCGACCTCCGCCGGCGGCACCGCCAGCGTGACGGTCAGCGCCGTCGACGGCTCCGCGCTGCCCTCCACCGGTGGCGACGGGCTCAATGTCGCCCTGTGGGCCGGCGGCGGCGTGCTGCTGCTCGCCGGCGGCGCCATGGCGATCATCGCCGCGCGCCGTCGCTCGCGCTGA
- the truA gene encoding tRNA pseudouridine(38-40) synthase TruA — MRLRLDLAYDGTGFRGWARQPELRTVQGTLEAAISRLLGGEVQLVVAGRTDAGVHASGQVAHLDLTEAQQRRLAASRAGTPEALAARINGVLGQYPDIAVHRTAVAAPGFDARFSAVWRRYEYRIADRVAGYDPLERHRTTTVSARLDEQAMDAAARSLIGLHDFAAYCKWREGATTIRTLLDFGWRRDDRGILIAQVKADAFCHSMVRALVGACAAVGEGKLDVEDVADIRDEGVRTPDVKVLAARGLTLTEVGYPADELLESRAEQTRAVRRLDED; from the coding sequence GTGCGGCTGCGCCTGGATCTCGCCTATGACGGCACCGGTTTCCGCGGGTGGGCGCGTCAGCCGGAGCTCCGGACGGTGCAGGGCACCCTCGAGGCCGCGATCTCCCGCCTCCTGGGCGGTGAGGTGCAACTCGTCGTCGCGGGGCGGACGGATGCCGGGGTGCACGCGTCCGGCCAGGTCGCGCACCTGGATCTCACCGAGGCGCAGCAGCGGCGGCTCGCGGCCAGCCGCGCGGGCACGCCCGAGGCGCTCGCCGCCCGGATCAACGGCGTGCTGGGGCAGTATCCCGACATCGCGGTGCACCGCACCGCCGTCGCCGCGCCCGGGTTCGACGCGCGGTTCTCGGCGGTCTGGCGGCGTTACGAGTACCGCATCGCCGACCGGGTGGCCGGCTACGACCCGCTCGAGCGCCACCGGACGACGACGGTGAGCGCTCGGCTGGACGAGCAGGCGATGGATGCTGCGGCTCGCTCGCTCATCGGCCTCCACGACTTCGCGGCCTACTGCAAGTGGCGCGAGGGGGCCACGACCATCCGCACCCTGCTGGATTTCGGGTGGCGTCGTGATGACCGCGGCATCCTCATCGCCCAGGTGAAGGCCGACGCGTTCTGCCACAGCATGGTGCGGGCACTCGTCGGCGCGTGCGCGGCGGTGGGGGAGGGCAAGCTCGACGTCGAGGACGTTGCCGACATCCGCGACGAGGGCGTGCGCACGCCGGACGTGAAGGTCCTCGCCGCGCGCGGGCTGACCCTGACGGAGGTGGGGTATCCGGCGGACGAGCTCCTGGAGAGCCGCGCCGAGCAGACCCGGGCCGTGCGCCGGCTCGACGAGGATTGA
- a CDS encoding DUF4012 domain-containing protein — protein sequence MTSPSPIPAAARTAGRVFAWVVGVLLVLAVLALAWVGVRGAMAYGHLRDAQRTAAGAAAVLSDPTAAAAVVSDLSADTRAARELTSDPVWRAAEHLPWAGPQLAAVATVASAIDDVASDALTPLSEVAASFSLDALRPVDGRIDLAAFTSIEDAAVTGADGLAHAAASVDAIDRSPLLAPVRDGIDEVGTLLESTAQTTDALARATALLPAMLGADGPRNYLVVFQNNAEWRSLGGIVGAMSMIHTEDGTLQLAAQGSSSDFARYDEPVLDLGPDLTGIYGARPAKFIQNVTQVPDFSVTGALAREMWLRETGTAVDGVISIDPVALSYLLAATGPVDLPTGDQLTADNAIDLLLNQVYMRYEKPADQDAFFAAAAASVFAKLSSGAADPTALVAALSRAGDERRLLLWSAIAADQDILAGTTLVGPLPLDDDTQRGFGVYLNDGTGSKMDFYAGQSTTLAWDSCAAAPDGTATGEITLTVTISNDAPADAATSLPDYITGGGGFGVAPGLAKTVGYLYLPAGAELIAASMSDGGGFGGGFHDGRQVMSFSALLAPGEATTATLTVRLTSPGPAAAVAWITPTVDPDAPTALAATCPVA from the coding sequence GTGACTTCGCCCTCGCCGATCCCCGCGGCCGCCCGCACCGCGGGCCGCGTCTTCGCCTGGGTCGTCGGGGTCCTCCTGGTGCTCGCCGTCCTCGCCCTCGCGTGGGTGGGCGTCCGCGGCGCGATGGCCTACGGGCATCTCCGTGACGCGCAGCGCACCGCCGCCGGCGCCGCCGCCGTGCTCAGCGACCCGACGGCCGCCGCCGCGGTCGTCTCGGACCTGTCCGCCGACACCCGCGCGGCGCGCGAGCTCACGAGCGACCCCGTCTGGCGTGCCGCAGAGCACCTCCCCTGGGCCGGTCCGCAGCTCGCCGCCGTCGCCACCGTCGCGAGCGCGATCGACGACGTCGCCTCCGACGCGCTGACGCCGCTCAGCGAGGTTGCCGCGAGCTTCTCCCTCGACGCATTGCGACCGGTCGACGGGCGCATCGACCTCGCGGCGTTCACCTCCATCGAGGATGCCGCGGTGACGGGCGCCGACGGCCTGGCGCACGCCGCGGCATCCGTCGACGCCATCGACCGCTCCCCGCTCCTCGCGCCCGTCCGCGACGGGATCGACGAGGTCGGCACGCTGCTCGAGTCGACGGCCCAGACCACCGATGCCCTCGCGCGCGCCACCGCGCTGCTGCCGGCGATGCTCGGCGCGGACGGGCCGCGCAACTACCTCGTCGTGTTCCAGAACAACGCGGAGTGGCGCTCGCTCGGCGGCATCGTCGGCGCGATGTCGATGATCCACACCGAAGACGGCACGCTGCAGTTGGCGGCGCAGGGGTCGTCGTCCGACTTCGCCCGCTACGACGAGCCCGTGCTCGATCTCGGGCCCGATCTCACCGGCATCTACGGCGCGCGGCCGGCGAAGTTCATCCAGAACGTCACGCAGGTCCCTGACTTCTCCGTCACCGGAGCGCTCGCCCGCGAAATGTGGCTGCGCGAGACCGGCACCGCCGTCGACGGCGTGATCTCCATCGACCCGGTCGCCCTGTCGTACCTGCTCGCCGCCACCGGCCCCGTCGACCTGCCCACCGGCGACCAGCTCACCGCCGACAACGCGATCGACCTGCTGCTGAACCAGGTGTACATGCGGTACGAGAAGCCGGCCGATCAGGACGCCTTCTTTGCGGCGGCCGCCGCATCCGTCTTCGCGAAGCTGTCCTCGGGAGCCGCCGACCCGACGGCCCTCGTGGCGGCGCTCAGCCGCGCGGGCGATGAGCGCCGACTGCTGCTGTGGAGCGCGATCGCGGCCGATCAGGACATCCTCGCCGGCACGACGCTCGTCGGCCCCCTGCCGCTCGACGACGACACCCAGCGCGGCTTCGGGGTGTACCTCAACGACGGCACCGGCTCGAAGATGGACTTCTACGCGGGCCAGTCCACCACCCTCGCGTGGGACTCGTGCGCCGCGGCACCCGACGGCACCGCAACCGGGGAGATCACTCTCACGGTCACGATCAGCAATGATGCCCCCGCGGATGCCGCGACCTCCCTCCCCGACTACATCACCGGTGGCGGGGGCTTCGGAGTCGCACCAGGACTGGCGAAGACCGTCGGCTACCTGTACCTGCCGGCCGGCGCGGAGTTGATCGCCGCGTCGATGTCGGACGGCGGCGGGTTCGGCGGCGGGTTCCATGACGGCCGTCAGGTGATGTCGTTCAGCGCGCTGCTGGCGCCCGGCGAGGCCACCACCGCGACGCTGACGGTGCGGCTGACGAGCCCCGGACCGGCCGCCGCGGTGGCGTGGATCACGCCGACCGTCGACCCCGACGCGCCCACCGCTTTGGCGGCCACGTGCCCCGTCGCCTAG
- a CDS encoding carbohydrate kinase family protein, with protein sequence MDTALVIGEALIDIVVRPDGDQELVGGSPANVAVGLARQGHDVRLLTRLGRDARGERIAAQVRASGAAIDEASWTDAATSTARARLRADGSAEYDFAIDWAVPVAALDGVAAVHTGSIALFLEPGGTAVRDTLRAASGRALVTLDPNIRPALVGEREGARDRFAEAAASADLVKLSDEDAAWLYPGLGATEVLEQIAAYGPRVVVMTRGGDGAIGLGPGGVAEVDALAVSVADTIGAGDAYMASLISSALDDAAVFDDPALFRSALQRAAVTAGITVSRAGANPPTRAEVDAALSS encoded by the coding sequence ATGGACACTGCACTCGTGATCGGTGAGGCCCTGATCGACATCGTCGTCCGTCCCGACGGCGACCAGGAGCTCGTGGGTGGCAGCCCCGCCAACGTCGCCGTCGGGCTCGCCCGTCAGGGGCACGACGTCCGGCTGCTGACACGGTTGGGCCGCGACGCGCGCGGCGAGCGCATCGCGGCGCAGGTGCGGGCGTCGGGCGCCGCGATCGACGAGGCGTCGTGGACCGATGCCGCGACGTCCACCGCCCGCGCACGCCTGCGCGCCGATGGTTCGGCGGAGTACGACTTCGCGATCGACTGGGCGGTGCCCGTGGCCGCGCTCGACGGGGTCGCGGCGGTGCACACCGGTTCGATCGCGCTGTTCCTCGAGCCCGGCGGCACCGCCGTGCGCGACACCCTCCGGGCTGCGTCCGGTCGCGCGCTCGTCACCCTCGACCCGAACATCCGGCCGGCCCTCGTCGGCGAGCGGGAGGGGGCGCGGGACCGGTTCGCGGAGGCCGCGGCATCCGCCGACCTCGTCAAGCTCAGCGACGAGGATGCGGCGTGGCTGTATCCCGGTCTCGGCGCCACCGAGGTGCTCGAGCAGATCGCGGCGTACGGTCCGCGTGTGGTCGTCATGACGCGCGGCGGCGACGGGGCGATCGGGCTCGGCCCCGGCGGCGTCGCCGAGGTCGACGCGCTGGCGGTCTCGGTGGCCGACACGATCGGCGCGGGCGATGCCTATATGGCGAGCCTCATCTCCAGCGCGCTCGACGACGCGGCCGTGTTCGACGATCCCGCGCTGTTCCGGTCGGCGCTGCAGCGGGCCGCCGTCACCGCGGGGATCACGGTGTCGCGCGCCGGCGCGAACCCGCCCACGCGCGCCGAGGTCGACGCGGCGCTGTCGTCCTGA
- a CDS encoding endonuclease/exonuclease/phosphatase family protein: MKLISYNLNKHKAAGELEDLVESTGADVLCLQEAVTGDLPAAISGLQLAEATARNRLGLAVYYRRNTYEALEVRSLALKKSLHDMVLKPAEERMLAVRLRDIDRGREVIVASFHAAPLTALNSLRRKQIEAALGELSTLGDKLPILMVGDYNYPVFKENLGQKVREAGYELTLSDARTYTRYKFFKGHYDFATSVGFDIDAITTLPQGRSDHLPILVTAAPRAAVSASA; this comes from the coding sequence ATGAAGCTGATCTCGTACAACCTCAACAAGCACAAGGCGGCGGGTGAGCTCGAGGACCTCGTGGAGTCCACCGGCGCCGACGTGCTGTGCCTGCAGGAGGCGGTGACCGGCGATCTGCCCGCCGCGATCTCCGGGCTGCAGCTGGCCGAAGCGACGGCCCGCAACCGGCTGGGACTGGCCGTCTACTACCGGCGCAACACGTACGAAGCGCTCGAGGTGCGCTCGCTCGCGCTGAAGAAGTCGCTGCACGACATGGTCCTCAAGCCGGCGGAGGAGCGGATGCTGGCGGTGCGGCTGCGGGACATCGACCGCGGCCGCGAGGTGATCGTGGCGAGCTTCCACGCGGCGCCGCTGACGGCGCTCAACTCTCTGCGGCGCAAGCAGATCGAGGCGGCGCTCGGCGAGCTGTCGACGCTGGGCGACAAGCTGCCGATCCTCATGGTCGGCGACTACAACTATCCGGTGTTCAAGGAGAACCTCGGGCAGAAGGTCCGCGAGGCCGGCTACGAGCTGACGCTCAGCGATGCCCGCACCTACACGCGTTACAAGTTCTTCAAGGGCCACTACGACTTCGCCACGAGCGTCGGCTTCGACATCGACGCCATCACGACGCTGCCGCAGGGGCGCAGCGACCACCTGCCGATCCTCGTGACCGCGGCGCCGCGCGCGGCGGTCTCGGCTTCGGCCTGA
- a CDS encoding polysaccharide biosynthesis tyrosine autokinase: MELRDYLRILRAHWLGIVLLTLLGAAVAFGYSALQPRVYTASASGIVQATGGGTDVGSSLVGNQLAQSKVSSYVDIGGWRSVAEHAIDELGLDTTPQALVSHVSVSNPLDTVIINVSADADSPEAARDLAEAWIDGMVAEINNLETGDSDTAGAVTLVAGQAAALPSAPSSPNVRLNIALGTLIGLALGIGYAVIRHVLDRRVRHPRDIERETGAAVVGTIPLEKQLTGTRRVFAFDGSSPESTSTAITEAMRELRTNLQFMDVDDPPRIIVVSSPLPGDGKSTTAANLALGLAAAGQQTVLIDADLRRPVVGSIFGLPEGAGLTDVLAARATLDDVIHRADASGNLLVLTAGRIPPNPSEVLGSQRMRDLLSSLARTATVIVDSPPAIPVTDAAVLSTAAHGVLLVVSAGRTTYEMLQKALENIARANGRVLGVVLNKVPRRGGEAGYYGYQYRGDYDSTAPTAAHRTGEAAPADEAAGSTPRARRRGKVTAPSP; encoded by the coding sequence ATGGAACTCCGGGACTACCTGCGCATTCTGCGTGCGCACTGGCTCGGCATCGTGCTGCTCACGCTGCTCGGCGCCGCCGTCGCGTTCGGGTACAGCGCCCTCCAGCCGCGGGTCTACACCGCGTCGGCGAGCGGCATCGTGCAGGCCACCGGCGGTGGCACCGACGTCGGTTCGTCGCTCGTGGGCAACCAGCTCGCGCAGAGCAAGGTCTCCTCGTACGTCGACATCGGCGGATGGCGCTCGGTCGCCGAGCATGCGATCGACGAGCTGGGCCTCGACACGACACCGCAGGCCCTCGTCAGCCACGTCAGTGTGAGCAATCCGCTCGACACCGTCATCATCAACGTCTCCGCCGACGCGGACTCGCCCGAGGCCGCCCGCGACCTCGCCGAGGCGTGGATCGACGGTATGGTCGCCGAGATCAACAACCTCGAAACGGGAGACTCCGACACCGCCGGCGCCGTCACCCTCGTGGCCGGTCAGGCGGCGGCGCTCCCGTCGGCACCGTCGTCACCGAATGTCCGGCTGAACATCGCGCTCGGCACCCTCATCGGCCTCGCCCTCGGCATCGGCTACGCCGTCATCCGCCACGTGCTCGACCGTCGCGTTCGCCACCCGCGCGACATCGAGCGCGAGACCGGGGCCGCCGTCGTCGGCACGATCCCGCTCGAGAAGCAGCTCACCGGCACCCGGCGCGTGTTCGCGTTCGACGGGTCCTCCCCCGAGTCGACCTCCACCGCCATCACCGAAGCCATGCGCGAGCTGCGCACCAACCTTCAGTTCATGGACGTCGACGACCCGCCGCGGATCATCGTCGTCTCCAGCCCGCTGCCCGGCGACGGCAAGTCGACGACCGCCGCAAACCTCGCGCTCGGCCTCGCCGCCGCCGGCCAGCAGACGGTGCTCATCGACGCGGATCTCCGGCGCCCCGTCGTCGGCTCGATCTTCGGTCTTCCCGAAGGCGCAGGGCTGACCGATGTCCTCGCCGCACGCGCCACCCTCGACGACGTCATCCACCGCGCCGACGCCAGCGGTAATCTCCTCGTCCTCACGGCGGGCCGCATCCCCCCGAACCCGAGTGAGGTGCTCGGCTCGCAGCGCATGCGCGACCTGCTCTCGAGTCTCGCCCGCACCGCGACGGTCATCGTCGACTCGCCTCCCGCGATCCCCGTGACGGATGCCGCAGTGCTCTCCACCGCGGCGCACGGGGTGCTGCTGGTCGTCTCGGCCGGGCGCACGACCTACGAGATGCTGCAGAAGGCCCTCGAGAACATCGCTCGCGCCAACGGCCGCGTGCTCGGCGTCGTCCTGAACAAGGTCCCCCGCCGCGGCGGCGAAGCCGGCTACTACGGCTACCAGTACCGCGGCGACTACGACTCCACCGCGCCCACAGCCGCCCACCGCACCGGCGAAGCCGCCCCCGCCGACGAGGCCGCCGGCAGCACGCCGCGTGCGCGCCGACGCGGCAAGGTCACAGCCCCCTCCCCGTAG